In Panicum virgatum strain AP13 chromosome 4N, P.virgatum_v5, whole genome shotgun sequence, a single window of DNA contains:
- the LOC120668851 gene encoding DDB1- and CUL4-associated factor 8-like, giving the protein MPLERKRMAGLWEREVGGLPPRSFANAVMASKDFVQSLRIQKRLRKHRGCVNTISFNADGRLLLSGADDRTVVLWNWVEAVPTLSFHTGHCNNVLHAQFMPFSDDRSVVTCAADGEVRHSQIREGGRATTDKLVELEFAIHRLAVEPGSPYTFYCCGEDSSVWLFDLRGKNAMELFRCRAAYHAPADATELFAIAIDPRKPCCFAVAGSDEYVRIYDTRKLRMDGNSIFGDPTEHFCPPHLIGENKDGITGLAYSQTSELLASYSHDNIYLFSREHGLHFNNIEVNEQLLMDGTKPLSCRDELPIPKTFKGHQNQHTIKGVNFLGPNCDYVTSGSDCGRIFIWRKKDGELIRVMTGDKNIVNCVEQHPSGIVVASSGIDNDIKIWEPGEGENPSIAPVDKVEEDMWLSSSSDSDGFFYNDDLEYAMDLDGIYVYGNGDEHSSEEDEDTSSEEDDGGDNSAKEDDDGDNSGSGEEGADGENSAEDVSDG; this is encoded by the exons atgccgctggagaggaagaggatggcCGGGCTGTGGGAGCGCGAGGTCGGCGGCCTCCCTCCCAGGAGCTTCGCCAACGCCGTCATGGCCTCCAAG GACTTCGTGCAATCTCTCAGGATACAGAAGAGGCTACGGAAGCACAGGGGCTGCGTCAACACTATAAGCTTCAACGCGGACGGGAGATTGCTCCTCTCCGGGGCGGACGATCGGACCGTCGTGCTGTGGAACTGGGTGGAGGCGGTGCCAACCTTATCGTTCCACACTGGGCACTGTAACAACGTGCTCCACGCGCAGTTCATGCCCTTCTCGGATGACCGGAGCGTTGTCACGTGTGCTGCCGATGGTGAG GTGAGGCATTCACAGATACGGGAAGGTGGGCGTGCAACTACAGACAAACTTGTTGAGTTGGAGTTTGCGATACACAGGTTGGCTGTTGAGCCAGGAAGTCCTTACACATTCTACTGCTGCGGTGAAGATAGCTCCGTGTGGCTT TTTGACCTCAGGGGGAAAAATGCCATGGAACTCTTTAGATGTAGGGCTGCATACCATGCCCCTGCTGATGCCACTGAACTCTTTGCTATTGCCATAGACCCAAGGAAGCCCTGTTGTTTTGCAGTGGCTGGATCAGATGAGTATGTAAGGATATATGATACCCGCAAGCTTCGTATGGATGGCAATTCTATTTTTGGTGACCCAACGGAGCACTTCTGCCCTCCACATTTGATTGGTGAAAACAAAGATGGAATAACTGGTTTGGCTTACTCACAGACCAGTGAGCTGTTAGCATCCTATAGTCATGACAATATCTACCTTTTCTCAAGAGAGCATGGTTTACACTTCAACAACATTGAGGTAAATGAACAACTCCTGATGGATGGGACCAAACCCTTATCTTGTAGGGATGAGTTGCCTATACCTAAGACATTCAAGGGACACCAGAACCAACACACCATTAAGGGGGTTAACTTCCTTGGGCCCAACTGTGATTATGTTACCTCCGGGTCAGACTGTGGCCGTATATTTATTTGGAGAAAGAAGGATGGGGAGCTGATCAGAGTGATGACTGGAGATAAAAACATTGTAAACTGTGTCGAACAGCACCCTTCAGGGATTGTTGTTGCAAGCAGTGGCATTGATAACGATATTAAGATTTGGGAACCTGGTGAAGGTGAAAACCCCTCCATCGCTCCTGTTGACAAG GTTGAGGAAGATATGTGGCTCTCCAGCAGCAGTGATTCTGATGGCTTTTTTTACAACGACGATTTGGAATATGCAATGGACTTAGATGGTATCTATGTATATGGAAATGGTGATGAACATTCATCTGAGGAAGATGAAGATACATCATCAGAGGAAGATGATGGTGGTGATAATAGTGCCAAAGAAGACGACGATGGTGACAATAGTGGCTCAGGAGAAGAAGGTGCTGACGGTGAAAACAGTGCCGAAGATGTAAGCGATGGTTGA